Within the Syntrophorhabdaceae bacterium genome, the region GATCACCGCGAAACGTCTTTGCATCTTCATCGCTCCCTCCTGATTTTGCTATGGGTTGTTGCCCATGCAGAAAGAGGATACGGCTGGAATGATAAGACAGTTTTGCCGATGTGATAAAAAGTGTAAGATAAAGGTAAAAGAGTGCAAAAAGGGGTGACATCCGTGGGAAACAGAGTTCTAATCATTGATGACGATGAGAAACTGCGCAACCTTCTCGGGGAATATTTGAAAGATCACGGATTTCTCACCACCTGCCTGGCGGACGGCGACAACGTGCTGGGCGCCCTGTCAGCGGATTCACCCGATCTGGTTATTCTGGACATCATGCTGCCGGGAAAAGACGGCCTGGAAGTACTCAAAGAGATCAGGAGGGACCATCAGTTGCCCGTGATCATGCTTACCGCGAGGGGAGACGATACGGACCGCATCGTGGGGCTCGAATTAGGAGCGGACGACTATCTGCCGAAGCCCTTCAATCCCCGGGAGCTTCTCGCCCGAATGAAGGCGGTACTCAGGAGGTCCGTCAACGAGGACAGGGGCGGCGGCGAAAAAAGCCGGCACGCCATTATCGATGCTGCCGGGATCTCGCTGAATACGGCAAAGCAGACCGTCATCGCGGAAGGCAGGGAAATGGAGCTCTCCACTGCGGAGTTCAGGGTCCTCGAAGTGCTCATGAAGCACCCGAACACGGTGATGAGTCGCGACCAGCTCATGACCCTCGCCCGCGGCCGCGATTTCACCGCCTTCGACAGAAGTATCGACGTCCACATCAGCAAGCTCAGGTCCAAAATAGAGGCCGATCCCGCTCAGCCGAAGCGGATAAGGACGGTATGGGGGTCAGGCTACATGCTGGTGGATGCTCCGTGAAGCTCAGGTCCACCTATACGAAGATATTCCTCTCCTTTCTCGCGGTCCTCTTTATCACGGAAGTCCTCGTCTTCTTTCTCTTCATCATGCTTCCCGCGCGCCACTTTGCAATCCGGTTCGATGAGTTCGTCAAATCGAAGGTCCAGTCAATCAAAGGGATCGCGGAGGGGAAGATCCTCTCCTCTCCTGACGCGGGGTTGTCCGGGAACACCGCCCTCAAAGAATTCATTACGGATTTCGGCAGGCTCTCGGGGGCGCAGGTATGGCTGACAGGACCCGACGGCAGGACAGGGTTGCAATCTTTTTCCGGCGAGCCCCCTGATCTGTCTCAAGTCTCCGAAACAAGCCGCCCCCGTAGGCAGCGGTTTTTCAGGCTCTATGCCATAAGAGACGTCAATGTCCATACCCTTATTCCCCTCACGCCTTCAGGGAGATATGCGGGCGACCTCCATATCCTCTTCAAAAGACCGGCCTCCTCTCCTCCCAAAGGGCTCTTTGCCCTCGGCCTGCTTGTGATAGGCACGGTGGTCGCCCTGGCCGCAATTCCCGTTTCCCGCCTTATCACCAGGCGGATCAGGCAGCTCCGCCTGTCTGCCGCCCTGATTGCGGAGGGGGACCTCTCTCACCGGGTGGTCGTCCGGGGCAAGGATGAGATCAGCAATCTCGCGGGAGCATTTAACGACATGGCGGAAAAGGTCGAAGCCATGTTAAAGGGCAGAAAAGAGCTTACCGCGAACATATCACACGAGCTGCGGGCGCCCCTGACGAGAATCCGGATTGCGGAAGAACTGGTCCGCGAGAAAGCGGCAGACGGGGTTGCAGGCGCAAAGGCATTGGAGGGACATCTCGACGCCATCCGGGAAGACATCGATGAGCTCGACGTATTGATCGGTCGAATCCTCGATTTATCGAAGCTGGACATGGGGCAAACCCCGCTCCGTCCTGAGGCTCTCGATCCTTCCGAACTGATAAGGGAGTTGATGGAGAAATTCCGTCCTGTCATAGAACGAAAAGGCCTCCGCGTCGCCGCCGACCTTTCCCGGGGTGGATCTTGTCTTCTCGACAAAGAGACGCTGCGCCTCGCGCTCATGAACGTCCTCGATAACTCAATCAAATTCTGTCCCGATGGAGGGGATATCTCCGCCCATGTGGCATGGAAGCCCGATGCGACCGAGATTCGCATCACGAATACCGCCGAAGAGCTGTCCCGGGAAGACCTTTCCCGGATCTTCGATCCCTTTCACCGGTTGAAACAATCTGCTGCCGCAGGTTCGGGATTGGGTCTCACCATCGCCAAAAAAGCAGTCGAACGGCTCGGAGGCACGATCGAGGCGGCATACAGGGAAGGAGGGCTTGAGATCATTATCTCCCTGCCGCGACAGTAACAGCAGGGGCAGGTCGCGTCAAAGAATTAGGTCAATAGGCATGCCTCGCTTAACCCTTTAGGGAAGGTCCGGCCCTGCGTGCTCCCCGGGCGCCGATATCCCCGGAGGGCCAATAAAAAAGCGAGACAAGGTCTAAAGATATGTCTTCCCTATCCTTTATCATCATCGACGATCCCGGGGAAGGGCCCGCCCTGCGCCCCCGGTTCCGTGGTGCCGGCAACGCAGTGCCTATTGGCTCACAAACAGGGGCCTGTCCGCGTATCGGATAATGTGCAGAACAGTCTCGCCGAGCGCCCGCTTTGTGAGCAGGCGCTGCGCGCTGTTGCCCAGCACGATCATATCGGACTGGCGCAGCGACGCCATGGGCAGAAGGAACTCCTTAGGGGGTCCCGGATTCCATTCCTGCTCCACCTGGAACCCATGGGCCCGGCAATATTCGGACGCATCATTGAGAAGTTCCCGCGCCTTCTCTTCCGACCTGTGGAAGGTCCCGATCCTCACCGTCGATTCAGGCCACAAGCGAAGCTGCACGAAGCGCTTCATGATCTTGGCCGACTCCATGGAGCCGCTGTATGCGATCAGTACCTTATGGATGGGGCGGAACTTATCCGACTCGGCGATTATGGGCCTCACCCCCGCGGAGATCAACCGCGCCAGCGTCTCCTGGGGCTCTTCGAAGGAAATGTCGTATTCAAAAATGCCGCGCAAGCCGAAAATCATGAGATCGTGGTAGCGGGCGAGGGAGATGATCTGATCCACCGCGGTCTCCCGGTCTGACTGCTCGATCCGATACCTGATCCCTTCGGCAGCGCACGAGGACTGGAACGTGTTGACTGCCTGTTCGATCAGCTCTCTTGTCATGATGATCCGATGGGAGGCTGAAAGCATCCCCTCTCTATCACCGGCCCCGCTTTTTTTCAAACGCTCCGGGTTGACCACGACCACGCCCGTGATCTCCGCATCATAACGCCTGGCAAGCTGGACGGCCCGCTGGATCGCTACGGTAGTATAGGGTGTGCCGCCTAAACCGAGAAGTATTCTTTTGATCATGTTCCTATCCTCCTTACCTTTATTTAATAAGGGAGTAGAATAGATCGCAACTCCACGCTCTTCGTGCGAGGCCATACTCCAAGGCTAGCTGCAAAAGAATAGCCCGTCAACAGGAAACCGGCGGGCGCCGCTCATTTTGACAGGGGGAATTAGGGCATACTTACTATCCCCCGCCGTGGAAATGGGCTGCTCTCGCCCGCGCGTCAATAACATCGGGGCCGAAGGAGTCATATTACAGCTCTTGACTATTTTTCCCCGTCTCCTCTCACTCTGATTGCTGCTTTTGACGCTCGGTCCTTTGTTTTTCAAGCTCCATCTGACGTTGTGGCCGCTGCATTTCGAGCTGTTGCCGTTGCATCTCGAGCTGTTGCCGCTGTAACTCAAGTTGTTGCCGCTGCAACTCAAGCCGTTGTCCCTGCATCTCGATTTGTTGCCGTTGCATCTCAAGCTGTGACTCAACTTGTTCTTGTCTATACATCTCCCATGACGTCGATCCCGGTGCTTCTCTGGGTCCATAATAATCAACGGCCTGGGATGAACTGTTCACCGCCGTGAACAAAACCACGATAGCTGCGATGACGGGTACTGTTAATGCTTGCACCATAGCCGCCGCTTTCTATTTTCGTTGCACTAGTTCAACTATGGCGCGCCGTTCAACAAATGTCAACCCGATATGCATTTGACGGGGGAAGGGGGCATATGGGCTGCACGCGCTGAATCGTGTGATGTTTTACCGGCTCCCCCCAGACTCCGCCTTTGCCGACACGCACAGTTGAGTAGCGCCTGCCGGATGATTATGGTGATTATATGGT harbors:
- a CDS encoding response regulator produces the protein MGNRVLIIDDDEKLRNLLGEYLKDHGFLTTCLADGDNVLGALSADSPDLVILDIMLPGKDGLEVLKEIRRDHQLPVIMLTARGDDTDRIVGLELGADDYLPKPFNPRELLARMKAVLRRSVNEDRGGGEKSRHAIIDAAGISLNTAKQTVIAEGREMELSTAEFRVLEVLMKHPNTVMSRDQLMTLARGRDFTAFDRSIDVHISKLRSKIEADPAQPKRIRTVWGSGYMLVDAP
- a CDS encoding HAMP domain-containing sensor histidine kinase; the protein is MKLRSTYTKIFLSFLAVLFITEVLVFFLFIMLPARHFAIRFDEFVKSKVQSIKGIAEGKILSSPDAGLSGNTALKEFITDFGRLSGAQVWLTGPDGRTGLQSFSGEPPDLSQVSETSRPRRQRFFRLYAIRDVNVHTLIPLTPSGRYAGDLHILFKRPASSPPKGLFALGLLVIGTVVALAAIPVSRLITRRIRQLRLSAALIAEGDLSHRVVVRGKDEISNLAGAFNDMAEKVEAMLKGRKELTANISHELRAPLTRIRIAEELVREKAADGVAGAKALEGHLDAIREDIDELDVLIGRILDLSKLDMGQTPLRPEALDPSELIRELMEKFRPVIERKGLRVAADLSRGGSCLLDKETLRLALMNVLDNSIKFCPDGGDISAHVAWKPDATEIRITNTAEELSREDLSRIFDPFHRLKQSAAAGSGLGLTIAKKAVERLGGTIEAAYREGGLEIIISLPRQ
- a CDS encoding universal stress protein, translating into MIKRILLGLGGTPYTTVAIQRAVQLARRYDAEITGVVVVNPERLKKSGAGDREGMLSASHRIIMTRELIEQAVNTFQSSCAAEGIRYRIEQSDRETAVDQIISLARYHDLMIFGLRGIFEYDISFEEPQETLARLISAGVRPIIAESDKFRPIHKVLIAYSGSMESAKIMKRFVQLRLWPESTVRIGTFHRSEEKARELLNDASEYCRAHGFQVEQEWNPGPPKEFLLPMASLRQSDMIVLGNSAQRLLTKRALGETVLHIIRYADRPLFVSQ